Proteins from one Actinomycetota bacterium genomic window:
- a CDS encoding D-alanyl-D-alanine carboxypeptidase family protein: MGDSQARTGRDARRPAPLTTSNPRRGTEASPPVVRLLQLQQRAGNAAVGALVGSTSEPPGAPTVQRKKKGRKGVARYAGPKLSVKLREMQAGGSLAHGGEPIPLSESDIFLLQSVANVESRGQVAGVNTWDNQYVSMGFKQVVLGWGSLYDVIRMAPSAFARHDIRIGSGEYAIRLRGKTVKQPKIEGADDPEELRTEPWPTRFLEAGLDDEIISALVVYALQDERELYGKVGKKVGKKTHPYMNDPTVRAWLFQAYNNRPAFAVKAAAATIRKTTGKDLTRDEFLDVVADAIRAEYRKRKDKPERGGNEEWKANNIIRKIPRSGTLAGGKLPPRVDQAPPEGAKAASGPPASADLLGLVVSLIGSGLGTANTIAGMLGLPDLATWMQTQGLDTNNLTNLLFFARHPELNGRRIRKDEPHLAKEWLSIRDGIAKPFLRDVARTDPAAKGGTGGTAPAAPAGPTPAGPAPAGPTPAGPTPSTAPTPPGHEPGAADPGGQAAFVKDAMRSTLELLPEKERKRFEGIEWGWLDYPGRKSKPISSMSADEVARYRRDASLKEHSSGRYFVGKHQDDADALFLALMRVRPGGGERRANLGPDAVLTKARFAKDQKAYDDYISSQLATLEGQGSARSKMMNKHAADKFAELYAAAKADGVVISVRNAFRDRSKAEAAAKRSDNPKAVASFSAHSMGLAMDLNLWTSSMSATGEKWTETSTGNFKNIMRMTASPAYKWMFTRGAEFGFYQYRREPWHWEFNPSGFKAQFFADAPHLGR, encoded by the coding sequence GTGGGGGACTCGCAGGCGCGGACCGGGCGTGATGCTCGCCGCCCCGCACCGCTCACGACCTCCAACCCACGACGCGGCACCGAGGCGTCGCCGCCGGTGGTGCGGCTGCTGCAGCTGCAGCAGCGCGCCGGGAACGCGGCGGTCGGCGCTCTGGTCGGCTCCACCTCCGAGCCGCCGGGCGCCCCGACCGTGCAGCGGAAGAAGAAGGGCCGCAAAGGGGTCGCGCGTTACGCCGGCCCGAAGCTGAGCGTCAAGCTGCGCGAGATGCAGGCGGGCGGGAGCCTGGCCCACGGGGGCGAGCCCATCCCGCTGTCCGAGAGCGACATCTTCCTGCTCCAGTCCGTCGCCAACGTCGAGTCGCGCGGACAGGTCGCCGGGGTCAACACGTGGGACAACCAGTACGTCAGCATGGGCTTCAAGCAGGTCGTGCTGGGCTGGGGCTCGCTGTACGACGTCATCCGGATGGCGCCCTCCGCGTTCGCCCGTCACGACATCCGCATCGGCAGCGGCGAGTACGCCATCCGGCTCCGGGGCAAGACGGTGAAGCAGCCGAAGATCGAGGGCGCCGACGATCCCGAGGAGCTGCGCACCGAACCGTGGCCGACGCGCTTCCTCGAGGCCGGCCTCGACGACGAGATCATCTCCGCCCTGGTCGTGTACGCGCTGCAGGACGAGCGCGAGCTGTACGGCAAGGTCGGCAAGAAGGTCGGCAAGAAGACACACCCGTACATGAACGATCCCACGGTCCGGGCGTGGCTGTTCCAGGCCTACAACAACCGACCGGCGTTCGCCGTCAAGGCCGCGGCCGCGACCATCCGCAAGACCACGGGCAAGGACCTCACGCGCGACGAGTTCCTCGACGTCGTCGCCGACGCCATCCGCGCCGAGTACCGCAAGCGCAAGGACAAGCCCGAGCGCGGCGGCAACGAGGAGTGGAAGGCCAACAACATCATCCGGAAGATCCCCCGCTCAGGCACGCTCGCGGGGGGCAAGCTCCCGCCCCGCGTCGACCAGGCCCCGCCCGAGGGTGCGAAGGCGGCGAGCGGACCGCCCGCCAGCGCGGACCTGCTCGGGCTCGTGGTCAGCTTGATCGGCTCGGGCCTCGGCACGGCCAACACGATCGCCGGGATGCTCGGCCTTCCCGATCTCGCCACGTGGATGCAGACCCAGGGGCTCGACACCAACAACCTCACCAACCTACTGTTCTTCGCCCGCCACCCCGAGCTCAACGGCCGTCGCATCCGCAAGGACGAGCCCCACCTCGCCAAGGAGTGGCTGTCCATCCGCGACGGCATCGCCAAGCCGTTCCTGCGCGACGTCGCCCGCACCGACCCGGCCGCGAAGGGCGGAACCGGTGGGACTGCCCCCGCAGCCCCGGCAGGACCCACCCCGGCCGGCCCCGCCCCGGCCGGCCCCACCCCGGCCGGCCCCACCCCTAGCACCGCGCCGACACCCCCTGGCCACGAGCCCGGCGCGGCGGATCCGGGCGGGCAGGCCGCGTTCGTCAAGGACGCGATGCGCTCCACCCTGGAGCTGCTGCCCGAGAAGGAACGGAAGCGGTTCGAGGGCATCGAGTGGGGCTGGCTCGACTACCCGGGACGCAAGTCCAAGCCGATCAGCTCGATGAGCGCCGACGAGGTCGCCCGGTACCGACGCGACGCGTCGCTGAAGGAGCACAGCAGCGGTAGGTACTTCGTGGGCAAGCACCAGGACGATGCCGACGCGCTGTTCCTCGCGCTGATGCGGGTGCGGCCGGGAGGCGGCGAGCGCCGCGCCAACCTGGGTCCCGACGCGGTGCTCACCAAGGCCCGGTTCGCCAAGGACCAGAAGGCGTACGACGACTACATCTCCAGCCAGCTCGCCACGCTCGAGGGTCAGGGCAGCGCCCGAAGCAAGATGATGAACAAGCACGCCGCCGACAAGTTCGCGGAGCTGTACGCGGCGGCGAAGGCGGACGGGGTGGTCATCTCGGTCCGCAACGCCTTCCGCGACCGCAGCAAGGCCGAGGCAGCGGCGAAGAGGTCCGACAACCCCAAGGCGGTCGCGAGCTTCTCGGCGCACTCGATGGGACTGGCGATGGACCTCAACCTGTGGACATCATCGATGAGCGCCACCGGCGAGAAGTGGACCGAGACCTCCACCGGCAACTTCAAGAACATCATGCGCATGACCGCCTCGCCGGCCTACAAGTGGATGTTCACGAGAGGCGCGGAGTTCGGCTTCTACCAGTACCGCCGCGAACCGTGGCACTGGGAGTTCAACCCATCCGGCTTCAAGGCGCAGTTCTTCGCTGACGCTCCTCACCTGGGGCGCTGA
- a CDS encoding tandem-95 repeat protein — MPNGSQRLGHARLYLVLAAMAVATIGLLTVVRAGASTACTISWAGAVGGSWSDATKWTAAADGAHRTPVDTDHVCIDASAGDVASYTVTVANHATVADLTVTASGTTTPKLSISSGYYHNVTLTVPGAVTNGGALVLTSHAYGGTAELVGGMFTNTGTFEVLPGGGGIGRSLSIGLDNAGETTVTTQLTLAGDRTYTNSGTFEITGGTTTVSSPATFAQTDGTLINGGALKVVSGATYLIAGGTQTSNAPIIDSGTVEFSADATGSGTYRLFGDVALVGDAAPGHDLQVVADYYRDARLIVPDGATLGGTVTLTGQSGVPGTSWIRSAGAVTNAGDVLVVAGSGGGRRLEADLTNTGSIDIQRNLTLAEGRTFVNDGDIDIAAGTTTALGRIGGDVPVIGTFVQRAGSLVAEGALRLDSADFEYAGGTVSGASGVSLNGTSSLDFGTVPSGTDGSGSYTFTSGTSQALSDVPAGVTITVLGGWYTDTRLEVPAGWVNAGTVALTTNHSTESRARLLAPAGQPLTNRGTLRLEDGGGGWRYLQGDLRNEGDLIVGRNLELSGAADDSSIHNTGTVQVASDRSIEVGAHRFTHAAGSVTADGLVKISSGTFVHSGGTMTGNAVRLAGDASLDLSGMPADAEVASSYLFYDGGASTLIGDVPAGATVTIQGGWYRDTRVSTPAAATNRGTIVLTADHSTNAYARLLVPDGATFTNAGTLRSEVAAGGSRYLQGNLTNTGTVDLQRSLTLAGTASGGTLSNAGTFTIAADQTLDIADRTFTQTSGTLDVLGRLSVTDGRFNYTGGAATGTPIGLAGSTILDFGGSAPGATGAAAFDLTGGGVSTVIGDVPDGVTINVKGGSYADTRLNMPAGGTNHGTIVLTGNHSTNSHARLRVPDDATFTNAGTLRTEPGAGGTRHLAGQLINTGVLELNDGLTLDSSTTGTGLTNQGAISIAANETLTVATHTLTQSSGTLDVQGSVSVSSGTVAFQGGAVTGNALTLNADSTLDFTGADPAAADAGSYRRHGGGVSTLIGDVPTGATISIVGGWYADTRLTSSAGGTNHGTIVLTSDHSTNAHARLWVPDDATFTNAGTLRTEPGAGGSRNLAGQLVNTGVLELIDGLTLDSSATGTGLTNQGAINIAANETLSVATHTLTQSAGRLDVQGSVSVGSGTVAFQGGTVSGNDVSMSGNATLDFTGADPAAADAGSYRLHGGGEHTLIGDVPTGATISIVGGWYADTRLKAPASGTNHGTIVLTSEHSTNSNTRLRVPTGSYTNAGTIEVDNSNGGTRWLSGALVNDGTLQLDPGLTLHVEAGGSIRQTDGGAVTSSAPEVGLGTLRFNTGTRLSGTGRVDAHVVGLTLTVAPGNSAGTLNLGGNLSVDGASTVEVELTDTGHDQLSVVGTANLAGTLAVTRPAAYVPDPCGTFPALTWGTRNGSFANVTGLAAQDGRQLRHVVLNGGSTLVAFDPDVPVNVWPQAIDLDEDDPTPVDHRLCLAGTSGPAANVIVTALPDIEVTVDPTSLTFTPTDWALPQTVATTVVDDTDVESNPHTGTVSHAITSLELTYLGVVPPAVTATIVENDNPPVASNTAPSGDEDTVISFEVVATDIDSDQDELTWSVLEGPAAGTVDGLGAGDGAGTFTPNANFNGDDSFVVRVTDELGHIDDATVSVTVLPVNDRPSLEDGSATLAEDASPVDIDLGALAADVETADTDLTYTIVTDPTLGTLSAAGPVVSYTPTAHANGTDTFTVTVTDRGDPDACTAEPCDGVLTSTTATVTVTIDPVNDVPVADADAVTVQEDGTVPVDLTDLASDVETAVGDLVYEVVSAPTVGELSGSGGALTYTPDANINGSDTFTYRVTDRGDPDDCAEAPCDAPETSQVATVTITIDPVNDVPDATDTSVTLDEDAAPLGIDLAALAADLETADADLTYELVDLPTSGQATLTGATVSYTPDANVNGSDTLTYRVTDRGDPDGCTDAPCDVAATSRLATISVTVNPVNDLPTASDSSVTLDEDAGPVDIDLGALAADVETADADLVYTIVSGSTLGGLTGSGPIVAYTPNLDAHGADSLTYQVSDRGDPDDCAPVSTTCTASATSAVQTITITVTSVNDAPVAVDDEAATDEDTPVTVDVLANDSDVDGDALTVTISTEPTSGSATVTDTGAVLYTPAADWSGTDTLGYTVADVHGATHTATVTITVAAVNDAPVAGDDTATSVDGSPVDIDVLANDRDVDADALTVTIDTEPSNGTATVTETSTIVYAPDGAFSGTDEFAYTVSDPTGGTATAVVRVLVRDADGDGVGDLDDNCPETANTDQSDADGDGTGDVCDDDSVSSEVVAGGTVSTGGAAEATSADPVGVAVTSPVAGTITVLEASEAADAPTGYEMLSVRLQIEAPTATVADPLVLTLRLDGTLLPDGLDIDDLDVTRDGDVAGACRDETGADPDPCVASRTLDGDDVVIVVRTSHASTWGFGVAQGDEPTPPVDEPTPPVDEPTPPVDDPTDVPTDGTATAAVVRVEGDTRIGTAVALSQRVFPDGAPAVVIARADGYADALAGGPLAASVDAPILLTDTGQLPDAVLREIARLDARRAYVLGGPEAVSATVLEQLTSAGLSADRIGGADRYETAVRIAQNLPSASSVYVTAGTGPDLSRGWPDAVAVSALASQQQRPILLVAPDALPDVTAQVIRGASHVVIVGGPAAVSLDVESAIANSGPSVERLAGDTRYTTSLEVARRAVDAGQSPDRLWFATGAAFPDALATGPAAAKAGGLLLLVPPDGLASAPSTADWVRGLRDEVDEAVLVGGPDALGDGVKTTVEQLLAR, encoded by the coding sequence ATGCCGAACGGCTCGCAACGTCTCGGGCACGCACGCCTGTACCTCGTCCTCGCCGCGATGGCCGTCGCCACGATCGGTCTTCTGACCGTCGTGCGCGCCGGCGCGTCGACCGCCTGCACGATCTCGTGGGCGGGAGCGGTGGGTGGATCATGGTCGGACGCGACCAAGTGGACCGCGGCCGCCGACGGCGCGCACCGGACCCCCGTCGACACCGACCACGTCTGCATCGACGCGTCCGCGGGCGACGTCGCGTCCTACACCGTCACCGTCGCCAACCACGCCACGGTCGCGGACCTGACGGTCACCGCTAGCGGCACCACGACCCCGAAGCTGTCCATCTCGAGCGGCTACTACCACAACGTCACCCTCACCGTGCCGGGCGCGGTGACCAACGGGGGCGCCCTGGTCCTCACCTCCCACGCGTACGGCGGCACCGCCGAGCTGGTCGGGGGGATGTTCACCAACACCGGGACGTTCGAGGTGCTCCCCGGCGGGGGCGGCATCGGCAGGAGCCTGTCGATCGGCCTGGACAACGCCGGCGAGACGACGGTGACCACACAGCTCACGCTCGCGGGCGACCGCACGTACACCAACTCCGGGACGTTCGAGATCACCGGCGGCACCACCACGGTGTCGAGCCCGGCGACCTTCGCACAGACGGACGGCACGCTCATCAACGGCGGGGCGCTGAAGGTTGTCAGCGGCGCGACCTACCTGATCGCCGGCGGCACCCAGACCAGCAACGCCCCGATCATCGACAGCGGCACCGTGGAGTTCTCCGCCGACGCGACCGGCTCGGGCACCTACCGGCTGTTCGGCGACGTCGCGCTGGTCGGCGACGCCGCGCCGGGCCACGATCTTCAGGTTGTCGCCGACTACTACCGCGACGCCCGCCTGATCGTGCCGGATGGCGCCACGCTCGGCGGCACGGTCACGCTCACCGGCCAGTCGGGCGTCCCCGGCACGTCGTGGATCCGCTCGGCGGGGGCCGTGACGAACGCCGGGGACGTGCTGGTCGTCGCGGGCAGCGGTGGCGGGCGCCGACTCGAAGCCGACCTGACCAACACCGGCAGCATCGACATCCAACGGAACCTGACCCTGGCCGAAGGCCGGACGTTCGTCAACGATGGCGACATCGACATCGCGGCGGGCACCACCACCGCGCTGGGTCGCATCGGTGGCGATGTGCCCGTCATCGGGACGTTCGTGCAGCGCGCCGGCAGCCTCGTCGCCGAGGGTGCCCTGCGCCTCGACAGTGCCGACTTCGAGTACGCGGGCGGCACCGTGAGCGGCGCGAGCGGTGTGAGTCTCAACGGCACCTCCAGCCTGGACTTCGGCACGGTCCCGTCCGGGACGGACGGCTCCGGCAGCTACACCTTCACCAGCGGCACCAGCCAGGCGCTGTCGGACGTCCCCGCTGGCGTCACCATCACCGTCCTGGGCGGCTGGTACACCGACACCCGCCTGGAGGTGCCGGCCGGATGGGTCAACGCCGGCACGGTCGCGCTCACCACGAACCACTCCACCGAGTCCAGGGCGCGACTGCTGGCGCCGGCCGGTCAGCCGCTGACCAACCGCGGAACGCTGCGTCTGGAGGACGGCGGCGGTGGCTGGCGCTACCTGCAGGGTGACCTGCGCAACGAGGGCGATCTGATCGTCGGCCGCAACCTCGAGCTGTCGGGCGCCGCGGACGACTCCTCGATCCACAACACGGGAACGGTTCAGGTCGCGTCGGACCGGTCGATCGAGGTGGGTGCCCACCGGTTCACGCACGCCGCCGGCAGCGTGACCGCGGACGGGCTGGTCAAGATCTCCAGCGGCACCTTCGTGCACAGCGGCGGGACCATGACCGGCAACGCCGTTCGGCTCGCTGGCGACGCGTCGCTGGACCTGTCGGGGATGCCCGCCGACGCGGAGGTCGCCAGTAGCTACCTCTTCTATGACGGCGGCGCGTCCACCCTGATCGGCGACGTGCCCGCAGGGGCGACCGTCACCATCCAGGGCGGCTGGTACCGCGACACGAGGGTGTCCACCCCCGCCGCGGCGACCAACCGCGGCACGATCGTGCTGACGGCGGACCACAGCACCAACGCCTACGCGCGGCTACTGGTGCCCGACGGCGCCACCTTCACCAACGCCGGCACCTTGCGCAGCGAGGTCGCGGCCGGTGGCTCCCGCTACCTGCAGGGCAACCTCACCAACACCGGCACGGTCGACCTGCAGCGGTCGCTGACGCTGGCCGGCACCGCGTCGGGGGGGACCCTGTCCAACGCGGGGACCTTCACCATCGCGGCCGACCAGACGCTGGACATCGCCGACCGCACCTTCACCCAGACCAGCGGGACCCTGGACGTCCTGGGCCGGCTGTCCGTCACCGACGGCCGGTTCAACTACACCGGTGGGGCCGCCACCGGCACTCCCATCGGTCTCGCGGGGTCCACGATCCTGGACTTCGGCGGCTCCGCGCCGGGGGCAACGGGCGCGGCCGCCTTCGACCTCACCGGCGGTGGAGTGTCCACGGTGATCGGCGACGTCCCCGACGGGGTGACGATCAACGTGAAGGGCGGCTCCTACGCCGACACGCGACTGAACATGCCCGCCGGCGGTACCAACCACGGCACCATCGTGCTGACCGGGAACCACAGCACCAACTCCCACGCGCGGCTGCGGGTCCCCGACGACGCCACCTTCACCAACGCCGGGACACTGCGCACCGAACCCGGAGCGGGCGGTACCCGCCACCTCGCCGGCCAGCTGATCAACACCGGCGTCCTCGAGCTCAACGACGGACTGACGCTGGACAGCTCGACGACCGGGACCGGCCTCACCAACCAGGGCGCGATCAGCATCGCGGCCAACGAGACGCTGACGGTCGCCACCCACACGCTGACGCAGTCGTCGGGCACGCTCGACGTGCAGGGATCGGTGTCCGTCAGCAGTGGCACCGTCGCGTTCCAGGGAGGGGCCGTCACCGGCAACGCCCTCACGCTGAACGCCGACTCGACGCTCGACTTCACGGGGGCCGACCCCGCCGCGGCCGATGCCGGGAGCTACCGCCGGCACGGCGGCGGCGTGTCCACCCTGATCGGCGACGTGCCGACCGGGGCGACCATCTCGATCGTCGGCGGCTGGTACGCCGACACGCGCCTGACTTCGTCCGCCGGTGGCACCAACCACGGCACCATCGTGCTGACCTCCGACCACAGCACCAACGCCCATGCGCGGCTGTGGGTCCCCGACGACGCCACCTTCACCAACGCCGGGACGCTGCGCACCGAGCCCGGAGCCGGCGGTAGCCGCAACCTCGCCGGCCAACTGGTCAACACCGGCGTCCTCGAGCTCATCGACGGGCTGACGCTGGACAGCTCGGCGACCGGGACCGGCCTCACCAACCAGGGCGCGATCAACATCGCGGCCAACGAGACGCTGTCAGTTGCGACCCACACGCTGACGCAGTCGGCGGGCAGGCTCGACGTGCAGGGGTCGGTGTCCGTCGGCAGCGGCACCGTCGCGTTCCAGGGCGGGACCGTCAGCGGCAACGACGTTTCGATGAGCGGCAACGCGACGCTCGACTTCACCGGGGCCGACCCCGCCGCGGCCGATGCCGGCAGCTACCGCCTGCACGGCGGCGGCGAGCACACCCTGATCGGCGACGTGCCGACCGGGGCGACCATCTCGATCGTCGGCGGCTGGTACGCCGACACGCGCCTGAAGGCGCCCGCAAGCGGTACCAACCACGGCACCATCGTGCTGACCTCGGAGCACAGCACCAACTCCAACACCCGGCTGCGTGTGCCGACCGGCAGCTACACCAACGCGGGCACGATCGAGGTCGACAACAGCAACGGCGGAACCCGTTGGCTCAGTGGAGCACTCGTCAACGACGGGACCCTCCAGCTCGACCCCGGCCTGACCCTGCACGTCGAGGCCGGCGGCTCGATCCGGCAGACGGATGGCGGAGCGGTCACCTCATCGGCTCCGGAGGTGGGACTGGGCACGCTGAGGTTCAACACGGGAACCCGTCTGAGCGGGACCGGACGTGTGGACGCCCACGTGGTCGGCCTGACCCTGACGGTGGCACCGGGCAACTCCGCCGGGACCCTGAACCTGGGCGGCAACCTATCGGTGGACGGCGCCTCGACCGTCGAGGTCGAGCTCACCGACACCGGCCACGACCAGCTGTCGGTGGTGGGCACCGCCAACCTCGCGGGCACGCTGGCCGTGACCCGCCCCGCCGCCTACGTCCCCGACCCGTGTGGCACCTTCCCGGCGCTCACCTGGGGGACGCGCAACGGATCGTTCGCCAACGTCACCGGCCTGGCCGCACAGGACGGCCGCCAGTTGCGTCACGTCGTCCTCAACGGCGGCTCGACCCTGGTCGCGTTCGACCCCGACGTCCCCGTCAACGTGTGGCCCCAGGCCATCGACCTCGACGAGGACGACCCGACCCCCGTCGATCACCGTCTGTGCCTCGCCGGGACGTCGGGACCCGCGGCCAACGTCATCGTCACCGCCCTCCCCGACATCGAGGTGACGGTCGACCCGACCTCCCTCACGTTCACCCCGACCGACTGGGCACTCCCCCAGACCGTCGCCACCACCGTGGTGGACGACACCGACGTGGAGAGTAACCCCCACACCGGCACTGTGTCCCACGCGATCACCAGCCTCGAGCTCACCTACCTCGGGGTCGTGCCGCCTGCGGTCACCGCGACGATTGTCGAGAACGACAACCCGCCGGTCGCCTCCAACACCGCGCCCTCGGGCGACGAGGACACCGTCATCTCCTTCGAGGTCGTGGCCACCGACATCGACAGCGACCAGGACGAGCTGACCTGGTCCGTGCTCGAGGGCCCCGCCGCCGGGACCGTCGACGGGCTGGGCGCCGGGGACGGGGCGGGCACCTTCACGCCGAACGCGAACTTCAACGGCGACGACAGCTTCGTCGTGCGGGTCACCGACGAACTCGGGCACATCGACGACGCGACCGTCTCCGTCACCGTGCTGCCCGTGAACGACCGCCCGAGCCTCGAAGACGGGTCGGCGACGCTGGCCGAGGACGCCAGCCCGGTCGACATCGACCTCGGGGCGCTCGCCGCCGACGTCGAGACCGCCGACACAGACCTGACCTACACCATCGTCACGGACCCGACGCTGGGGACGCTCAGCGCCGCCGGGCCGGTCGTGTCCTACACGCCCACAGCGCACGCCAACGGCACCGACACGTTCACGGTCACCGTGACCGACCGGGGCGATCCCGACGCCTGCACTGCCGAGCCCTGCGACGGCGTGCTCACCAGCACCACCGCAACCGTCACTGTCACGATCGACCCGGTCAACGACGTGCCCGTGGCCGACGCCGACGCGGTGACGGTCCAGGAGGACGGCACGGTCCCCGTCGATCTGACCGACCTGGCGTCGGATGTGGAGACCGCCGTCGGCGATCTGGTGTACGAGGTCGTGTCCGCACCCACCGTCGGGGAGCTGTCCGGCAGCGGGGGGGCGCTCACCTACACCCCGGACGCGAACATCAACGGCAGCGACACGTTCACCTACCGCGTGACCGACCGCGGCGACCCCGACGACTGCGCCGAGGCGCCCTGCGACGCCCCGGAGACGAGCCAGGTCGCGACCGTCACGATCACCATCGACCCGGTCAACGACGTACCCGACGCCACCGACACCAGCGTCACCCTCGACGAGGATGCGGCCCCGCTCGGGATCGACCTGGCGGCGTTGGCGGCTGACCTCGAGACCGCCGACGCCGACCTCACCTACGAGCTGGTCGACCTGCCCACCTCCGGGCAGGCGACGCTGACCGGGGCGACGGTGTCCTACACGCCCGACGCGAACGTCAACGGCAGCGACACGCTCACCTACCGGGTGACCGACCGTGGCGACCCCGACGGCTGCACCGACGCGCCCTGCGACGTGGCGGCGACCAGCCGCCTCGCCACGATCAGCGTGACCGTGAACCCGGTCAACGACCTACCCACCGCCAGCGACAGCTCCGTGACGCTTGACGAGGATGCGGGCCCGGTCGACATCGACCTGGGAGCGCTGGCCGCCGACGTCGAGACCGCGGACGCGGACCTGGTCTACACCATCGTGTCCGGCTCGACGCTGGGTGGGCTGACCGGCTCCGGACCGATCGTGGCCTACACCCCGAACCTCGACGCCCACGGGGCGGACAGCCTCACCTACCAGGTGAGCGACCGCGGCGACCCCGACGACTGCGCGCCGGTCAGCACGACCTGCACCGCCTCCGCGACGAGCGCGGTCCAAACCATCACGATCACCGTCACCTCGGTCAACGACGCGCCGGTCGCCGTCGATGACGAGGCCGCCACCGACGAGGACACGCCTGTCACGGTCGACGTCCTGGCCAACGACAGCGACGTCGACGGTGACGCGCTGACGGTCACGATCAGCACCGAGCCGACCAGCGGCAGCGCCACGGTCACCGACACCGGGGCGGTGCTCTACACCCCGGCGGCGGACTGGTCGGGCACCGACACGCTCGGCTACACCGTCGCCGACGTCCACGGCGCGACCCACACCGCCACCGTGACGATCACGGTCGCGGCAGTCAACGACGCCCCCGTCGCCGGCGACGACACCGCCACCTCGGTCGACGGCTCCCCCGTCGACATCGACGTGCTCGCCAACGACCGCGACGTCGACGCTGACGCGCTGACCGTGACGATCGACACGGAGCCGAGCAACGGCACCGCCACGGTCACAGAGACGAGCACCATCGTGTACGCGCCCGACGGCGCGTTCTCGGGGACCGACGAGTTCGCCTACACCGTCAGCGACCCGACGGGAGGGACCGCGACCGCGGTCGTGCGGGTGCTCGTCCGCGACGCCGACGGCGACGGGGTCGGCGACCTCGACGACAACTGCCCGGAGACGGCCAACACCGACCAGTCCGATGCCGACGGCGACGGCACCGGTGACGTCTGCGACGACGACTCCGTCTCGAGCGAGGTCGTCGCGGGAGGCACCGTGTCGACCGGTGGCGCCGCGGAAGCCACCAGCGCCGACCCGGTCGGTGTGGCGGTCACGTCTCCGGTCGCGGGGACGATCACCGTGCTCGAGGCGTCCGAAGCGGCCGACGCGCCGACCGGCTACGAGATGCTGAGCGTACGACTCCAGATCGAGGCCCCGACGGCCACGGTCGCCGATCCGCTCGTCCTCACCCTGCGTCTCGACGGCACGCTGCTGCCCGACGGGCTGGACATCGACGACCTGGACGTGACCCGCGACGGCGATGTCGCCGGGGCATGTCGGGACGAGACCGGTGCCGACCCCGACCCCTGCGTGGCGAGCCGCACGCTCGACGGTGACGACGTGGTCATCGTGGTGCGTACGTCCCACGCGAGCACGTGGGGCTTCGGGGTCGCTCAGGGCGACGAGCCGACCCCTCCAGTCGACGAGCCGACCCCTCCGGTCGACGAGCCGACCCCTCCGGTCGACGATCCCACCGACGTACCGACCGACGGTACGGCGACCGCTGCCGTGGTCCGTGTCGAGGGTGACACCCGCATCGGCACCGCCGTGGCGCTGTCGCAGCGGGTCTTCCCCGACGGGGCGCCGGCCGTGGTGATCGCCCGGGCGGACGGGTACGCCGACGCGCTGGCCGGCGGACCGCTGGCAGCGTCCGTGGACGCCCCGATCCTGCTCACCGACACCGGACAGCTGCCCGACGCTGTCCTCCGCGAGATCGCTCGGCTGGATGCCCGCCGTGCGTACGTCCTCGGCGGCCCGGAGGCGGTGTCGGCCACGGTCCTCGAGCAACTGACATCGGCCGGGTTGTCCGCGGACCGCATCGGCGGAGCGGATCGCTACGAGACCGCGGTGCGCATCGCCCAGAACCTGCCATCGGCCAGCAGCGTGTACGTGACCGCCGGGACCGGTCCCGACCTGAGCCGGGGCTGGCCCGACGCGGTCGCGGTGTCGGCGCTGGCATCGCAGCAGCAGCGACCGATCCTGCTCGTGGCTCCCGACGCGTTGCCGGACGTGACCGCACAGGTCATCCGCGGTGCCAGCCACGTCGTGATCGTTGGTGGTCCGGCGGCGGTCTCGCTGGACGTCGAGAGTGCCATCGCGAACTCGGGACCGTCCGTGGAGCGGCTGGCCGGCGACACCCGGTACACCACCTCGCTCGAGGTGGCACGGCGAGCCGTCGACGCGGGTCAGTCACCCGACCGCCTGTGGTTCGCCACGGGGGCCGCGTTCCCCGACGCGCTGGCGACGGGCCCGGCAGCCGCCAAGGCGGGAGGGCTGCTGCTGCTCGTCCCGCCCGACGGCCTCGCCAGCGCCCCGTCGACCGCCGACTGGGTGCGCGGCCTGCGTGACGAGGTGGACGAGGCCGTCCTGGTCGGCGGTCCCGACGCCCTGGGCGACGGGGTGAAGACCACCGTGGAGCAGCTGCTCGCGCGGTGA
- a CDS encoding DUF4143 domain-containing protein, protein MRGVSPRPGSLGEVPAVLEVAPAWWSNRLKRLVRTGKRYLVDGGLAAAVLGVRVGEVMADGDLMGRSLDTFVAAQLRAELLTPDAGHLHHLRQHGVRRTCSTRRSMSTWSHPTASSSPRRIHKPA, encoded by the coding sequence ATGCGTGGCGTCTCTCCTCGTCCTGGCTCGCTCGGTGAGGTACCGGCGGTCCTGGAGGTCGCCCCCGCGTGGTGGTCCAACCGGTTGAAGCGGCTGGTCAGGACCGGCAAGCGCTACCTCGTCGACGGTGGGCTGGCTGCCGCAGTGCTCGGCGTACGTGTCGGGGAGGTGATGGCCGACGGCGACCTGATGGGCCGCTCCCTGGACACGTTCGTGGCGGCACAGCTCCGTGCGGAACTGCTCACCCCCGATGCCGGCCACCTCCACCACCTCCGCCAACACGGGGTGCGGCGCACGTGCAGCACGCGGCGGTCGATGTCGACCTGGAGCCACCCGACCGCGAGCAGCTCGCCCCGCCGCATCCACAAGCCCGCGTGA